The following coding sequences are from one Longimicrobiaceae bacterium window:
- a CDS encoding DegT/DnrJ/EryC1/StrS family aminotransferase yields the protein MLRHQLAVYSPVSLRAGGRAAGDALPFRADPRRLLLEELLRDFAADAGTLCGSGTQALQRALEEARRMRGDAPVALPAFTCYDVASAAVGAGVRAALYDVDPATLAPDLDSLERVLSAGAGAVVAGPLYGVPLPWEELRALADRH from the coding sequence GTGCTGAGACACCAGCTGGCGGTGTACTCGCCCGTGTCGCTCCGCGCGGGCGGGCGGGCCGCGGGCGACGCCCTCCCCTTCCGCGCGGACCCGCGCCGGCTCCTCCTGGAGGAGCTGCTGCGCGACTTCGCGGCGGACGCCGGGACGCTCTGCGGGAGCGGCACGCAGGCGCTGCAGCGGGCGCTGGAGGAGGCGAGGCGGATGCGCGGGGACGCCCCGGTGGCGCTCCCCGCCTTCACCTGCTACGACGTGGCTTCCGCCGCGGTGGGGGCGGGGGTGCGGGCGGCCCTCTACGACGTGGACCCGGCGACGCTCGCGCCGGATCTCGACTCGCTGGAGCGGGTGCTCTCCGCCGGGGCGGGCGCCGTGGTGGCGGGGCCGCTCTACGGCGTGCCGCTCCCCTGGGAGGAGCTCCGCGCGCTGGCGGACCGGCAC